Proteins encoded together in one Candidatus Nitrosocaldus cavascurensis window:
- a CDS encoding NAD-dependent succinate-semialdehyde dehydrogenase: MGSNRILTINPASEEVIGEHDTMSMDEVIARVKKAKEAFQLWRRDAHRRASVLYEIASILRKEKEHLARVATMEMGKTIREARAEVEKCAWTIEYFADNGEHFIDDEVTVTDARKTFIAFEPLGVIGSIMPWNFPYWQSIRFAAPALMAGNTIVMKPSSITPQCGKELERIFSSVDNLGIFSVVIGDGRVGEMLIDSPVDAVTFTGSVEVGAKVASRAAMHVKKCVLELGGSDPFIVLDDADVEKASSAAVKGRFINNGQSCIASKRFIVMRSVAKEFIEAFARKAERMKVGDPMHEDTELGPLVNKHALEYIDGIVKETVKEGGGEVLIGGERIGSKGYYYAPTILTNVKERMRIVREEVFGPVAPIMVVDDEKEAIRLANDSEFGLGASVWTTDLDRAERVARAIEAGLVTVNNVVVSDPRVPFGGVKKSGFGRELSRYGMLEFMNIKTVRFYDQLIHYHHVE; encoded by the coding sequence ATGGGTAGTAATAGGATACTAACAATAAATCCTGCTAGCGAGGAGGTTATTGGGGAGCATGATACCATGAGCATGGATGAGGTTATAGCAAGGGTTAAGAAGGCAAAGGAAGCATTCCAGTTATGGAGGAGGGATGCCCATAGAAGGGCATCAGTGCTATATGAGATTGCTAGCATTCTACGCAAGGAGAAGGAGCATCTTGCAAGGGTAGCAACGATGGAGATGGGCAAGACTATAAGGGAGGCAAGGGCAGAGGTTGAGAAGTGTGCTTGGACCATAGAGTACTTTGCAGATAATGGTGAGCACTTCATAGATGATGAGGTTACTGTAACAGATGCAAGGAAGACGTTCATAGCATTCGAGCCACTAGGCGTTATAGGGAGCATAATGCCTTGGAACTTCCCATACTGGCAGAGTATAAGGTTTGCTGCACCAGCACTCATGGCTGGGAACACTATAGTGATGAAGCCATCAAGCATAACTCCTCAATGTGGCAAGGAGTTGGAGAGGATCTTCTCAAGCGTAGATAACCTAGGCATATTCTCTGTAGTCATAGGTGATGGAAGGGTTGGAGAGATGTTGATAGACTCGCCTGTAGATGCTGTAACCTTCACTGGTAGTGTTGAGGTTGGCGCAAAGGTAGCATCAAGGGCAGCAATGCATGTTAAGAAATGTGTGCTTGAACTTGGAGGGAGCGATCCATTCATAGTGCTTGACGATGCTGATGTTGAGAAGGCTTCAAGTGCAGCAGTTAAGGGTAGGTTCATAAACAATGGACAGAGTTGCATAGCAAGTAAGAGGTTTATAGTGATGAGGAGCGTAGCAAAGGAGTTCATAGAGGCATTTGCTAGAAAGGCTGAGAGGATGAAGGTAGGTGACCCAATGCATGAGGATACAGAACTTGGACCATTGGTGAACAAGCATGCATTGGAGTACATAGATGGTATAGTCAAGGAGACTGTGAAGGAAGGAGGGGGAGAGGTCTTGATAGGGGGAGAGAGGATAGGTAGTAAAGGCTACTACTATGCCCCAACCATATTAACCAATGTGAAGGAGAGGATGAGGATAGTTAGGGAGGAGGTCTTTGGCCCTGTAGCACCTATAATGGTTGTAGATGATGAGAAGGAAGCAATAAGGCTTGCTAATGACTCTGAGTTTGGGTTGGGAGCAAGTGTATGGACAACAGACCTTGATAGGGCTGAGAGGGTTGCAAGGGCAATAGAGGCTGGCTTGGTTACTGTTAACAACGTTGTTGTATCAGATCCTAGGGTACCATTTGGGGGTGTAAAGAAGAGTGGGTTTGGTAGAGAACTCTCAAGGTATGGAATGCTTGAGTTCATGAACATAAAGACTGTAAGGTTCTACGATCAACTGATACACTACCATCACGTTGAGTAG
- a CDS encoding poly(R)-hydroxyalkanoic acid synthase subunit PhaE: protein MENGREEYMDSVEKLLDSLALIRKIPQFRAFMPIRVIEVTEEALLSYSRISASLASSIAEYYMLLSATSLEASRKAALKMAEIKDGEKARKAWIDVFEQEFNELFRSQRFGNVVNNIITSYADLLKSIAGIVEVYFKELGLPTRSEMDSVYREMVKMKRDIANLADEMKRLKEDIERRKDENIHNAALAK from the coding sequence ATGGAGAATGGTAGGGAAGAATATATGGATTCGGTAGAAAAGTTACTTGATTCGCTAGCGTTGATACGTAAAATACCACAGTTCAGAGCATTCATGCCTATAAGAGTTATAGAAGTGACTGAGGAAGCGCTCTTGAGCTATAGTAGGATTAGTGCAAGTCTAGCATCAAGCATAGCAGAGTATTATATGCTATTAAGTGCAACATCACTAGAGGCTAGCAGGAAGGCTGCACTGAAGATGGCAGAGATCAAGGATGGTGAGAAGGCTAGGAAAGCATGGATAGATGTATTCGAGCAAGAGTTTAATGAACTCTTTAGGTCTCAAAGGTTTGGTAATGTTGTGAATAACATAATCACGTCTTACGCTGATCTCCTCAAGAGTATAGCAGGTATAGTTGAGGTTTACTTTAAGGAGTTAGGATTACCAACTAGGAGTGAGATGGATAGTGTGTATAGGGAGATGGTTAAGATGAAGCGTGATATTGCTAACCTTGCTGATGAGATGAAGAGGTTAAAGGAAGATATAGAGAGGAGAAAGGATGAGAATATTCATAACGCAGCCCTAGCGAAGTAA
- the phaC gene encoding class III poly(R)-hydroxyalkanoic acid synthase subunit PhaC: protein MYSYAMLAQMISDSIVRYQEGLMKTQELMRKNDVSVGSTPHDVIYVGRKIRLLHYKPVIDAKNLHPIPVIVTYALINKYYILDLQEDRSFVGNLIKQGFDVYMVDWGTPEPIDKHLTFDDYIGRYLDRLVDMVRDRSGAEKVTLLGYCQGGTMSIMYTALKQEKVANLVTIAPVIDTEKDTSVVANLCKSIDADRIIDTYGNLPAEFLHRFYMMLKPFSQGMYKYINLLDNLDDEYFVSNFLRVEKWLFDTPAIAGGLFKQWINDIYKGNLLVKGKFVLCGKRIDLKSIEVPLLNIVASDDHLVSPECSIPLNYHVSSEDKMLRVYNCGHIGLIASKLSQSKVLPEVGKWLRSKSSKRLEQIR from the coding sequence ATGTACAGTTATGCTATGCTTGCGCAGATGATAAGTGATAGCATCGTTAGATACCAAGAGGGCTTGATGAAGACACAGGAGTTGATGAGGAAGAATGATGTGAGCGTTGGCTCAACTCCACATGATGTTATCTATGTTGGTAGGAAGATAAGGCTACTACACTACAAGCCTGTTATAGATGCTAAGAACCTGCATCCAATACCTGTAATAGTTACTTATGCGCTTATAAACAAGTACTACATCCTTGACCTTCAAGAGGATAGGAGCTTTGTAGGTAACCTAATAAAGCAGGGATTCGATGTGTACATGGTTGATTGGGGCACTCCAGAGCCAATAGATAAGCATCTTACCTTTGATGATTACATTGGAAGGTATCTAGATAGGCTTGTTGATATGGTAAGGGATAGGAGTGGGGCGGAGAAGGTTACACTACTAGGATACTGCCAAGGAGGTACCATGAGCATTATGTACACTGCACTAAAGCAGGAGAAGGTTGCAAACCTAGTTACGATAGCACCAGTTATAGATACTGAGAAGGATACAAGCGTTGTAGCAAATCTATGCAAGAGCATAGATGCTGATAGGATAATAGATACGTATGGGAATCTACCAGCAGAGTTCCTGCATAGGTTCTACATGATGCTCAAGCCATTCAGCCAAGGGATGTACAAGTACATAAACCTGCTTGACAATCTAGATGATGAGTACTTTGTATCAAACTTCCTTAGGGTAGAGAAGTGGTTATTCGATACCCCCGCAATTGCAGGAGGACTATTCAAGCAGTGGATAAACGATATATACAAGGGTAACCTCCTTGTTAAGGGCAAGTTCGTACTCTGTGGCAAGAGGATAGATCTCAAGAGTATAGAGGTACCATTGCTGAACATAGTTGCAAGTGATGACCATCTAGTCTCTCCAGAGTGTAGCATACCATTGAACTACCATGTCTCTAGCGAGGATAAGATGCTTAGGGTGTATAACTGTGGGCATATAGGGCTTATAGCAAGCAAGTTATCCCAGAGCAAGGTTCTACCAGAGGTAGGCAAGTGGCTCAGGAGTAAGAGTAGTAAGAGGCTAGAACAGATTCGATGA
- a CDS encoding alpha/beta fold hydrolase, whose amino-acid sequence MRQEFITVSNYRIRLLEDGTSNSKHIILLHGIGAAAERWAKVIPLLAKDYHVIAPDIIGFGYSDKPDVSYTMGFFTSFVRDLALTLKIRRFSLIGSSLGGQIAAEFAIAYGSDMLNSLVLVTPSGMSAEPTQAFTQYVMAALYPNLETARRAFMLMSCGKPVDEIYLRDFVNRMMLPNAKYAFISTLMGIREAASTLKERLHKISVPTLIIWSERDLLIPVEHAYEFQRRISNSKLIIMNGCGHIPFYEQPEKFVEMVTNFIESVLASYYSYS is encoded by the coding sequence ATGAGGCAGGAGTTTATAACTGTTAGTAACTACAGGATCAGGCTATTGGAGGATGGAACATCTAACTCTAAGCATATAATACTACTTCATGGTATAGGTGCTGCAGCAGAGCGCTGGGCAAAGGTTATACCTTTACTTGCAAAGGATTACCATGTAATTGCTCCAGATATCATAGGCTTTGGTTATAGTGATAAGCCAGATGTAAGTTATACGATGGGGTTCTTCACCTCATTCGTTAGGGATCTAGCATTAACTCTAAAGATAAGGAGGTTCTCACTCATAGGTTCATCACTTGGAGGGCAGATAGCAGCAGAGTTTGCCATAGCATATGGTAGTGATATGCTCAACTCATTGGTCCTTGTTACTCCATCTGGCATGTCAGCTGAGCCTACTCAAGCATTCACACAGTATGTTATGGCTGCACTCTACCCTAACCTAGAGACTGCTAGAAGGGCATTCATGCTCATGAGCTGTGGCAAGCCTGTAGATGAGATCTACCTAAGGGACTTTGTGAACAGGATGATGCTACCAAATGCCAAGTATGCCTTCATATCAACACTCATGGGGATACGTGAAGCAGCATCAACCCTCAAGGAGAGGCTTCACAAGATAAGTGTACCAACGCTCATAATCTGGAGTGAGAGGGACCTTCTCATACCAGTTGAGCATGCATATGAGTTCCAGAGAAGGATAAGCAACTCAAAGCTTATAATAATGAATGGATGTGGACATATACCCTTCTATGAGCAGCCAGAAAAATTTGTGGAGATGGTTACTAACTTCATCGAATCTGTTCTAGCCTCTTACTACTCTTACTCCTGA
- a CDS encoding Lrp/AsnC ligand binding domain-containing protein translates to MLTAYILVNTESGAERSILDRLKRLPQVRESNAVLGSYDVFAKVECYDMLELNRVVTLIRSIEGVKATNTLTVFQPSMLLRKVNAVILLVSDMSRSKEFYGSVLGLKLKFESPDWVEFLKDGAVLALHPSKARVSNEGAMLSFITSDIKYVRERLRSMNVKFYADVQEDEKGKYMVVEDPDGYRIAIVEPKVKEEAPATGYYGFAPV, encoded by the coding sequence ATGCTAACAGCATACATACTTGTGAATACAGAGAGTGGTGCTGAGCGATCCATACTTGACAGGTTGAAGAGGCTACCGCAGGTGAGGGAGAGCAACGCAGTCCTAGGCTCTTACGATGTATTTGCTAAGGTTGAGTGCTACGACATGCTTGAACTCAACAGGGTAGTTACCTTGATAAGATCAATAGAAGGTGTAAAGGCAACAAACACGCTTACAGTCTTCCAGCCATCTATGCTCTTGAGGAAGGTCAATGCAGTCATCCTCCTAGTCTCTGATATGAGTAGGTCGAAGGAGTTCTACGGCTCAGTGCTGGGCTTGAAGTTGAAGTTTGAATCTCCAGACTGGGTTGAGTTCCTTAAGGATGGGGCTGTTCTAGCACTCCATCCAAGCAAGGCAAGGGTTAGCAATGAAGGTGCCATGCTCAGCTTCATAACTAGTGATATAAAGTATGTTAGGGAGAGGCTTAGGAGCATGAACGTTAAGTTCTATGCAGATGTACAGGAGGATGAGAAAGGTAAGTACATGGTTGTAGAGGATCCAGATGGGTATAGGATAGCAATAGTTGAGCCCAAGGTGAAGGAGGAAGCTCCTGCAACAGGCTACTATGGGTTTGCTCCAGTGTAA
- a CDS encoding helix-turn-helix transcriptional regulator translates to MVYIDGLDRLLFVLASKDRLTIMHELSRERLRLTDVAKRLNASVQEASRHLSRLSSMRLVERDGNGYYRITMLGSITMRMLQQFKLVLEDGDYFLTHDISFLPEESINGIGEIAEHEHSSNLADVLNGAEKIIEEAEEYILLISDQIIIKPEFIAKSIIDYNKDVEIRAILGAGSMSSGEYRKIKSIFHDKKVSIRFMNNIRFAMAINERRAGLCFPHINGRIDFTYSFKSSDRTFHRWCKDTFEFYWARCSMKNLQSYTN, encoded by the coding sequence TTGGTATATATTGATGGGCTTGATAGGCTGCTCTTCGTACTTGCAAGTAAGGATAGGCTTACAATAATGCATGAACTTAGCAGGGAGAGGCTTAGGCTAACAGATGTGGCAAAGAGGCTAAATGCAAGTGTGCAGGAGGCATCAAGGCACCTCTCTAGGTTGAGTAGTATGAGGTTGGTTGAGAGAGATGGCAATGGATACTATAGGATAACCATGCTAGGGAGCATAACTATGAGGATGCTGCAGCAGTTCAAGCTGGTGCTTGAGGATGGGGATTACTTCCTAACACATGATATATCATTCCTGCCAGAGGAGTCTATAAATGGTATAGGGGAGATAGCAGAACATGAGCATAGCAGTAACCTTGCTGATGTGTTGAATGGTGCAGAGAAGATAATAGAAGAGGCTGAGGAGTATATACTGCTTATATCAGATCAGATTATAATAAAGCCAGAGTTCATAGCAAAGAGTATAATAGATTATAACAAGGATGTGGAGATCAGGGCTATACTTGGAGCAGGGAGTATGAGTAGTGGGGAGTATAGAAAGATAAAGAGCATCTTTCACGACAAGAAGGTAAGCATAAGGTTCATGAATAACATCAGATTTGCAATGGCCATTAATGAGAGGAGGGCAGGGTTATGCTTCCCTCACATCAATGGAAGGATTGACTTTACATATAGTTTCAAGAGCAGTGATAGAACATTCCATAGGTGGTGCAAGGATACGTTTGAGTTCTATTGGGCTAGATGTAGTATGAAGAACCTCCAATCTTATACAAATTGA
- a CDS encoding AbrB/MazE/SpoVT family DNA-binding domain-containing protein, whose product MSSMGEQKEQQQEQQQYKKKGASSSSSSSSSDLGSFASHIQLMQMDMIKQMLSMQIDAMQNFANTLQLLTRFNAVFKTTVQSNGRISIPEAERKALGIEEGDLVQVIIIPLEKQKREA is encoded by the coding sequence ATGAGTAGTATGGGTGAGCAGAAGGAGCAGCAACAAGAGCAACAGCAGTATAAGAAGAAGGGTGCTAGCAGTAGTAGCAGTAGTAGCAGCAGCGATCTAGGATCATTTGCAAGCCATATCCAGCTTATGCAGATGGATATGATAAAGCAGATGCTATCAATGCAGATTGATGCCATGCAGAACTTTGCAAATACGCTACAACTCCTAACTAGGTTCAATGCAGTATTCAAGACAACAGTTCAGAGCAATGGTAGGATATCCATACCAGAAGCTGAGAGGAAGGCACTAGGCATAGAGGAAGGTGACCTTGTCCAAGTTATAATAATACCATTAGAGAAGCAGAAGAGAGAAGCATGA
- the radA gene encoding DNA repair and recombination protein RadA, which yields MLEEELELEGIEGIGPVTKQKLIDAGVRNIMDLVVRGPVGIADVTGLDLDKAVTICNRARVRLVELGLLEKDFVTASEIYKKRQNIERISTGCRSLDELLGGGVETQAITEFYGEYGTGKTQICNTLCVMVQLPKEKGGLNAGALYIDSENTFRPERIYSIAEARGLDPAVALDRIIVAKAYNSSHQELILEGASKIIEQHNVKLLIVDSAVAHYRAEFLGRGTLAERQQRLNKFMHMLLRIAETYNVAAVATNQIQASPDMFFGDPFKPTGGHVVAHTSTYRVYLKRSGRHRIARMVDSPYHPEREVTFVLSEKGVEDVEEKEKKGKGSSNSNSSNA from the coding sequence ATGCTAGAAGAGGAGTTGGAGTTAGAGGGTATAGAGGGTATAGGACCAGTTACCAAGCAGAAGTTGATCGATGCTGGTGTAAGGAACATAATGGACCTTGTAGTTAGAGGTCCAGTAGGTATTGCTGATGTTACTGGCCTTGACCTTGACAAGGCTGTAACTATATGCAATAGGGCAAGGGTTAGGTTGGTGGAGTTAGGACTGCTGGAGAAGGACTTTGTTACTGCTAGTGAGATATACAAGAAGAGGCAGAACATAGAGAGGATATCAACAGGCTGCAGGAGTCTAGATGAGTTGCTTGGAGGGGGTGTTGAGACCCAGGCTATAACTGAGTTCTATGGTGAGTATGGCACAGGCAAGACTCAGATATGCAATACTCTATGCGTTATGGTTCAGTTACCAAAGGAGAAGGGAGGGTTAAATGCTGGCGCACTATACATAGATTCTGAGAATACGTTTAGGCCAGAGCGTATATACTCCATAGCAGAGGCTAGGGGTTTGGACCCAGCAGTAGCCCTAGACAGGATAATAGTTGCTAAAGCATACAACAGTTCACATCAGGAGTTGATACTTGAGGGGGCAAGCAAGATAATAGAGCAGCATAATGTAAAGTTACTCATAGTTGACTCTGCAGTAGCCCACTATAGGGCAGAGTTCCTAGGGAGGGGTACATTGGCAGAGAGGCAGCAGAGGCTAAACAAGTTCATGCACATGCTCCTTAGGATAGCAGAGACTTACAATGTGGCAGCAGTAGCAACAAACCAGATACAGGCTTCACCAGATATGTTCTTTGGCGACCCATTCAAGCCTACAGGTGGGCATGTTGTAGCACATACAAGTACGTACAGGGTGTATCTGAAGCGCTCTGGAAGGCATAGGATAGCAAGGATGGTAGATAGTCCATACCATCCAGAGAGGGAGGTTACATTCGTGCTGAGCGAGAAGGGCGTAGAGGATGTTGAGGAGAAGGAGAAGAAGGGGAAGGGGAGTAGTAACAGTAATAGCAGCAACGCTTAA
- the rpl12p gene encoding 50S ribosomal protein P1, with translation MEYVYAALLLHKTGQKIDEDSIKNVVKAAGVEPDDVKVKALVSALAEINIDEALKSTPLVAAPSAAPAEAKPAEAKPKEEKKEEEEEKKGEEEAMAGLSALFG, from the coding sequence ATGGAGTATGTTTACGCTGCATTACTACTACACAAGACTGGGCAGAAGATAGATGAGGATAGCATAAAGAACGTGGTAAAGGCTGCAGGCGTTGAGCCAGATGACGTTAAGGTTAAGGCTCTGGTTAGTGCACTTGCAGAGATCAATATAGATGAGGCTTTGAAGAGTACTCCTCTTGTAGCTGCTCCTAGCGCAGCACCAGCAGAAGCCAAACCAGCAGAAGCCAAGCCTAAGGAGGAGAAGAAGGAGGAAGAGGAGGAGAAGAAGGGCGAGGAGGAGGCCATGGCAGGGTTATCAGCACTATTCGGCTAA
- a CDS encoding 50S ribosomal protein L10 → MIQQQQQAKVYPEKKVRMYRMLQEEASRYRAIALVKMDKVRSTQLMPLRKILADEAKMIMVKNRLAVKALSGSGVKGIEKILKEMEGQNLLIFTNMNPFKLQMLLEKNKVYLPAKGGDVATEDIVVPAGNTGLAPGPILSEFREAKIQTKIEEGTVWIAKDTVVAKAGEVISMKLASLLSKLGIKPIKAGVNLHMVLEDGLVYRSEDLKLDVEAYRKSIEEAYSNALTLAVNAAYPTKESIAMIVSRAYSNALTLAVNAAYPAREVIRELLMLAEAHAQTIARQANIQ, encoded by the coding sequence ATGATTCAACAACAGCAGCAGGCAAAGGTCTATCCAGAGAAGAAGGTAAGGATGTACAGGATGCTGCAGGAGGAAGCAAGCAGGTATAGAGCAATAGCACTTGTTAAGATGGATAAGGTAAGATCAACGCAACTTATGCCATTGAGGAAGATACTTGCAGATGAGGCAAAGATGATCATGGTTAAGAACAGGCTTGCAGTTAAGGCGCTCTCTGGCTCAGGTGTTAAGGGTATAGAGAAGATACTCAAGGAGATGGAGGGTCAGAACCTCCTCATCTTCACAAACATGAACCCATTCAAGTTACAGATGCTACTGGAGAAGAACAAGGTGTATCTTCCAGCCAAGGGTGGAGATGTTGCAACAGAGGATATAGTTGTTCCAGCAGGCAACACTGGTCTTGCACCAGGTCCAATACTCTCAGAGTTTAGAGAGGCAAAGATACAGACCAAGATAGAGGAAGGGACTGTATGGATAGCAAAGGATACCGTGGTTGCAAAGGCTGGGGAAGTTATATCCATGAAGCTTGCATCACTGCTCAGCAAACTAGGCATAAAGCCCATAAAGGCTGGGGTTAACCTCCACATGGTCCTTGAGGATGGTCTTGTGTACAGGAGCGAGGATCTAAAGTTGGATGTTGAAGCATACAGGAAGAGCATAGAAGAGGCATACAGCAATGCACTTACACTAGCAGTTAATGCTGCATACCCAACCAAGGAGAGCATAGCAATGATAGTAAGTAGAGCATACAGCAATGCACTTACACTAGCAGTTAATGCTGCATATCCAGCAAGAGAGGTTATAAGGGAACTGCTGATGCTTGCAGAGGCACATGCACAAACAATAGCAAGACAGGCTAATATCCAATGA
- a CDS encoding 50S ribosomal protein L1, with amino-acid sequence MDLDLLNLVKEAREKAGKRNFKQSVDLILVLKDIDVKKGFSINEVVALPHTPNKKAKVCVIASGDLALRARRANADKVIEGTELSALANNKREAKKLSSMYDFFLADTQLMPTVGKVLGPVLGPKGKMAMPLPFNAQVDAMLDRLRSSTRARTRNQLMVACRIGDEDMDDKMLAENAMAVINAVEKKLPAGERNIAEIMLKFTMGRVARLIPTKVVAR; translated from the coding sequence TTGGATTTAGATCTACTCAATCTGGTAAAGGAGGCAAGGGAGAAGGCAGGTAAGAGGAACTTCAAGCAGAGCGTAGATCTCATACTGGTACTGAAGGATATAGATGTTAAGAAAGGCTTCTCTATCAATGAGGTTGTAGCATTACCCCATACACCAAACAAGAAGGCAAAGGTATGTGTAATAGCATCTGGCGATCTAGCGTTAAGAGCAAGGAGGGCCAATGCAGACAAGGTTATAGAGGGTACTGAGTTGAGCGCACTTGCAAATAACAAGCGTGAAGCAAAGAAACTATCAAGCATGTACGACTTCTTCCTTGCAGATACGCAGTTGATGCCAACGGTAGGTAAAGTGCTTGGTCCAGTTCTAGGTCCCAAGGGCAAGATGGCTATGCCATTGCCATTCAATGCACAAGTAGATGCTATGCTTGATAGGTTGAGATCATCTACTAGGGCAAGGACAAGGAACCAACTCATGGTAGCATGTAGGATAGGGGATGAGGATATGGATGATAAGATGCTGGCAGAGAATGCTATGGCAGTTATAAATGCTGTAGAGAAGAAACTCCCAGCAGGAGAGAGGAATATAGCAGAGATAATGCTCAAGTTCACCATGGGTAGAGTAGCAAGGCTCATACCAACAAAGGTGGTGGCAAGATGA
- a CDS encoding Lrp/AsnC family transcriptional regulator produces the protein MNRLDELDLKILYELVNDASISVPEMSRKIGANTSVIYSRIKRLLKLGVIKKYTIIMDESKLGVNINAIVGINRDPKAKQHVYEEIKNIPQVTNISEVSGRFDMLVSIGVKNLEELHNVVINRIGKIDGILNTETFVELHKSENKAVYVKSLLEQQKQKVVLE, from the coding sequence TTGAACAGGCTTGATGAGTTGGATCTGAAGATACTCTACGAACTGGTTAACGATGCCTCCATATCAGTGCCAGAGATGAGTAGGAAGATAGGTGCAAACACATCGGTGATATACAGCAGGATAAAGAGACTGCTCAAGCTTGGGGTGATAAAGAAGTATACGATCATAATGGATGAGAGCAAGTTAGGGGTTAACATAAATGCTATAGTTGGGATAAACAGGGATCCAAAGGCAAAGCAGCATGTGTATGAGGAGATAAAGAATATACCTCAGGTAACTAACATCTCAGAGGTGTCTGGGAGGTTTGATATGCTTGTGAGCATAGGTGTAAAGAACCTAGAGGAGTTGCACAATGTTGTTATAAATAGGATAGGTAAGATAGATGGTATACTTAACACAGAGACGTTTGTTGAACTACACAAGAGCGAGAATAAGGCTGTGTATGTAAAGTCACTGCTTGAACAGCAGAAGCAGAAGGTAGTACTTGAATAG
- a CDS encoding Dps family protein, which yields MEVTVTTTPKIDIGLSKESREGTIKILTVLLADEYTLYTKTKNYHWNVTGTNFNELHEFFGKQYEELDEIIDEVAERIRQLGGYATGTLAEFLSMARIKEEPGKYPDARSMLSNLLSDHEYIIRTIRKDADTVADNYHDMGTNDFLIGIMQRHEKMAWMLRAYLE from the coding sequence ATGGAGGTTACAGTAACAACCACACCTAAAATAGATATAGGACTAAGCAAGGAGAGTCGTGAGGGTACAATAAAGATACTTACAGTGTTACTTGCTGATGAGTATACACTCTACACCAAGACCAAGAACTACCATTGGAATGTTACTGGTACAAACTTCAATGAGTTGCATGAGTTCTTCGGCAAGCAGTATGAAGAGCTTGATGAGATCATAGATGAGGTTGCAGAGAGGATAAGGCAGTTGGGAGGGTATGCAACTGGAACGCTTGCAGAGTTCCTATCCATGGCAAGGATAAAGGAGGAGCCAGGCAAGTATCCAGATGCAAGGAGCATGCTAAGCAACCTGCTGAGCGATCATGAGTATATCATACGTACCATCAGGAAGGATGCTGATACTGTTGCAGATAACTACCATGACATGGGCACAAATGACTTCCTTATAGGAATAATGCAGAGGCATGAGAAGATGGCTTGGATGTTAAGAGCGTATCTGGAATAG
- a CDS encoding 50S ribosomal protein L11 has protein sequence MGEKKTISLLVTGGEANAGPPLGPSLGPLGVNVLAVVNAINEKTREYAGMKVPVKVEVDVESKEFTIDVGIPPTAMLIMKEAGISKGSGKPGQEYVGDITMDKVLKIARLKINSSYARSLMAAVKEVIGACGSLGVTVDGKKPKEVLKAIDDGKVKIEV, from the coding sequence ATGGGAGAGAAGAAGACAATATCACTCCTTGTTACTGGAGGAGAGGCTAATGCTGGACCACCCCTAGGCCCATCCCTAGGACCTTTAGGCGTTAATGTACTTGCTGTTGTTAATGCAATAAATGAGAAGACTAGAGAGTATGCTGGTATGAAGGTACCAGTTAAGGTTGAGGTTGATGTTGAGAGCAAAGAATTCACTATAGATGTTGGTATACCCCCTACTGCGATGCTGATCATGAAGGAGGCAGGGATAAGCAAGGGGTCTGGCAAGCCTGGACAGGAGTATGTTGGGGATATAACGATGGATAAGGTGCTCAAGATAGCAAGGCTAAAGATCAACTCAAGCTATGCTAGGAGCCTAATGGCAGCAGTTAAGGAGGTTATAGGAGCATGTGGTAGCCTAGGTGTTACTGTTGATGGGAAGAAGCCAAAGGAAGTCTTGAAGGCAATAGATGATGGTAAGGTAAAGATAGAGGTATAG